One segment of Colius striatus isolate bColStr4 chromosome 23, bColStr4.1.hap1, whole genome shotgun sequence DNA contains the following:
- the THYN1 gene encoding thymocyte nuclear protein 1 has product MPWPSRKRDKGAVADKKEPDAKIAKTEAESPDKEEEEKSTKAPAGSSKSGWKNWKKTKESDSGGEESKITYCHWLLKSEPESRLEKGVDVKFSIDDLKAQPNQTTFWDGVRNYQARNFLRAMKLGQQAFFYHSNCKEPGIVGIVKIVKEAYPDHTQFDQKDPHYDSTSRKENPKWSMVDVQFVRMTKRFIPLSEIKAHHLAHKADGGPLKNMMLFTRQRLSIQPLTQEEFDFVLSLEEEKPH; this is encoded by the exons ATGCCTTGGCCAAGCAGAAAGAGGGACAAAGGAGCAGTAGCAG ataaaaaagaGCCTGATGCTAAAATTGCCAAAACTGAGGCGGAGAGTCCAGataaggaggaagaagagaagtcCACAAAAGCTCCAGCTGGGAGTTCTAAGTCAGGATGGAAGAACTGGAAGAAGACAAAAGAATCTGACTCCGGTGGGGAGGAAAGCAAGATAACATACTGTCACTGGCTTCTGAAATCAGAACCAGAGAGCAGGCTCGAGAAGGGAGTGGATGTGAAA TTCAGCATTGACGACTTGAAAGCTCAGCCCAATCAGACAACCTTTTGGGATGGAGTAAGAAACTACCAG GCAAGGAATTTCCTGAGGGCCATGAAACTTGGGCAGCAGGCCTTCTTCTACCACAGTAACTGTAAAGAGCCTGGCATTGTTGGCATCGTCAAG ATCGTAAAGGAGGCATACCCTGATCACACACAGTTTGATCAGAAGGATCCTCATTATGATTCCACCAGCAGAAAAGAGAACCCCAAATGGTCCATG GTGGACGTCCAGTTTGTGCGGATGACAAAACGTTTCATCCCCCTCTCTGAAATCAAGGCTCACCACCTGGCACACAAAGCAGATGGAGGGCCCCTAAAGAACATGATGCTCTTCACAAGACAACGTCTTTCCATCCAACCCCTGACACAAG AGGAATTTGATTTTGTCTTGAGCCTGGAAGAGGAAAAGCCACATTAA